The Terriglobia bacterium genomic interval CCAGTAAGCGGCTTTAAGGCCAGCGAACCACGCGGAAGGGAATTCCATTTCACGGTTTTCTGAAATGCCGTTCCCGCAAGCACCTCCTCGCCTGACTTGAGTCCGTTATTCTGTTAAGCTTTTCCACGAAGTGCTCAATTGGCTGCAACAGGCGGCACACCAAGGAGGGTTCTTTCATGATGACGAAAACCAACGAAATTGCTGACGGGATTTTCCGCTTCTCTACTTGCGTCCCGGACGTGACACCCGACGGATTCACGTTCAACCAATTCTTGATCAAGGCCGAAGAGCCGTTACTTTTCCACACGGGCCCTCGAGCCATGTTCCGCCTCATCTCCGATGCTGTTTCGCGAGTCGTTCCCATCGAAAGACTCCGGTGGATCACTTTCGGCCATGTGGAAGCCGATGAGTGCGGTTCGATGAACCAGTGGCTCGCAGCAGCGCCAAGCTCCGAGGTTGCGCACGGCTCCGTCGGCGTGATGGTGTCCCTTAACGACCTGGCCGACCGTCCCCCACGGATGCTGCAGGACTCCGAAATCATCGACCTGGGTGGAAAGCGGGTCCGTCACATCGATACGCCGCATGTACCGCACGGGTGGGAGGCGCGGGTTTTGTTTGAGGAGATCACCCGCACTCTGCTGTGCGGCGATCTCTTCACTCACACTGGTGATGGGCCAGCGCTCACCGCGGAAGATATCGTCGGTCCTGCCAAGAAGGCCGAGGAACTCTTTCACGCGAGTTGCCTCGCTCCAAACACTGGAGCAACTATTCGAAAGATCGCCGATCTATCCCCGAAGACGCTCGCGCTAATGCACGGCTCATCGTTTAACGGCGATGCCAATCGAGCGCTCCATGATCTCGCCGGACTTTACGACCGATGGTTACGGGAAGCATCGCAGATGGGATAGCATGGCGCTTGAATCAAGCCTATTAAAAGACGTGGGACTTTGAACCGAGGATAACCTTCCTTCGGTCAGGCCTCCACATGTCCTTATTTCGTGTTCTGGGGATTTTCAGGTTCCCGCCAATGAACGAGATAGCTATTCCCGGGAACTCGATGTGGATAGGAATGAGAAGCCGTGTGTCCAATTGCGGTCCGCGGTAGTGCCTCGTCGCGCCTTGCGACTGACCGTTATCTGTGAGCATCCTTGGCACAACCTGCGGCTAAATATTTTGACC includes:
- a CDS encoding MBL fold metallo-hydrolase yields the protein MMTKTNEIADGIFRFSTCVPDVTPDGFTFNQFLIKAEEPLLFHTGPRAMFRLISDAVSRVVPIERLRWITFGHVEADECGSMNQWLAAAPSSEVAHGSVGVMVSLNDLADRPPRMLQDSEIIDLGGKRVRHIDTPHVPHGWEARVLFEEITRTLLCGDLFTHTGDGPALTAEDIVGPAKKAEELFHASCLAPNTGATIRKIADLSPKTLALMHGSSFNGDANRALHDLAGLYDRWLREASQMG